A stretch of DNA from Streptomyces gobiensis:
GCGGGGGAGGGTGATGCCTGCTGCGGCCAGTCCTGCTGGGGCGGTCTCGGCCAGGGGGATGCCGTAGCGGGCGAGCTTGAGCGGCATGAGGGCTTCGACGGGGGCTCTGCGGCGCCAGGCGCGGCCGAAGCGGGCGCGGAGGCGGGCCTGGTAGACCAGACGGTCCTGTTCGAGCCGGATGACCTCGTCGTAGCTGCGGAGTTCCCAGAGCTTCATGCGGCGCCACAGGCGGAAGGTGGAGGGGAAGGCGAGCAGCCAGCGGGAGAGCCGTACGCCCTCCATGTGTTTGTCGGCGGTGATGTCGGCGATACGGCCGATCGCGTGCCGGGCGGCTTCGACGGAGACGACGAAGAGGATGGGGATGACGGCGTGCATGCCGACGCCGAGGGGGTCGGGCCAGGCGGCGGCGCCGTTGAAGGCGATGGTGGCGGCGGTGAGCAGCCAGGCGGTCTGGCGCAGCAGCGGGAAGCCGATGCGTAGCCAGGTGAGCAGGAGATCGAGGGCGAGCAGGACGACGATTCCGGCGTCGATGCCGATGGGGAAGAACGGGGCGAAGGCCCCGAAGCCCTTACGTTCGGCCAGATCACGCACCGCGCTGTAGGACCCGGCGAAGCCGATCGCCGCGATGACCACGGCGCCCATGATGACGACGCCGATGAGTATGCGGTGTGTGCGATTCAGTTGCGTCGCGGACACCCGCGATCCCCTCCCACCCTCGACACTGAGCGGCGCCTAGCCTGACACA
This window harbors:
- a CDS encoding DUF2637 domain-containing protein, which gives rise to MSATQLNRTHRILIGVVIMGAVVIAAIGFAGSYSAVRDLAERKGFGAFAPFFPIGIDAGIVVLLALDLLLTWLRIGFPLLRQTAWLLTAATIAFNGAAAWPDPLGVGMHAVIPILFVVSVEAARHAIGRIADITADKHMEGVRLSRWLLAFPSTFRLWRRMKLWELRSYDEVIRLEQDRLVYQARLRARFGRAWRRRAPVEALMPLKLARYGIPLAETAPAGLAAAGITLPRPQPTPIAEPTPAPEPEPVHEPEPEPQPQPAFIPHQTQQQPEPPVTVPVGPGGRRRALGQAAPEQAPEDNPIGIPDGEARDEVYFGAYRSFIAEQGSFPSARQLSRVLHERSGVTNSDGTLLSEGYLRPYLREFRERYNAEMGVAG